The sequence below is a genomic window from Anopheles cruzii chromosome 3, idAnoCruzAS_RS32_06, whole genome shotgun sequence.
GTTTCTGCATGATGATGTACGTGAGCTTCGGCCGGTAGTCCGGGTTGACCATGGCGAACGCTCCTTGCATCTGCATGATCTCGTACTGTTCGCAGACGGTCATAAAATTGTCACTGACCCCGTCCCGGAAGATTATGATACGCCCGGGCAGCTCAGCGTTGCGGGCTTCGTACGCGCGCAGCGCCATGAACAGCGAGGCACACAGCCCGTTGGACATCTCCTCCTTGGTGCGCTGCTTCGTGGCCCGCGAGTACCACCGGGTGAAGGTGGAATCGAGCGACGCCACGAGGGCGGCCACGGAGTCGTTGCCCTTCTTCGTCTCGTGGTACGTGTCGATGCCGCAGACCATGGTGCCCTGCAGGGGAATCTTTACGCCCCACAGCGATCCGCCAATCTTGCAGTTCATCTGCAGGATGATCTTGTGGATGATGGCGCGGTTGCGCGCCTCGTTCGACAGGGTACGCGTGACAACGACCTgcgtcggaaccggaatcTCCGAGCAGGCGACGCGCTTGATCGCGGAGTACCGGTCCTCACGCACGCTCGGGACAATGAAGACCACAATCTGTGTTTGCGAGGTAATTTGCGTTCTCAGTACGTGCGCGTAGGCGGCAGCTCTATCCTCCGGCAGGACGACGATCTGCGGCATGCTGATCGCTATACCGGTCGGGCGGCAGAAGCGCTGGACGTTGTCGAGAAACATTTTGCCGTAGCGGGTATCCCGCTGCGTGTAAACGAGTACCCAGTGAACAATGTCCACCGTGTCCAGCATCCGCCTCTCCATAGCACTGCGGTTAAAGTCGGCCTGCGGCCCAGCGCTCACGGTTCCGTCGGCGAACCGGATCTGCTCGTGGTCCAGCGTTCGACCGACCAGCTTCGTCGATTCATCCACCAGCTCTAGGCCCCAGTTGGAGAGCAGCTTCCGGGCGTCCTCGTTTGCGTTGATGTTCGCGCAGAACCGACGCATCGCGTCGAGCCGCTGGTGCGGCTGAACGCGCGTATACGTCGCGATCTCACGCATCACCTACGCGGGCGTAACAAACAGGACAAACTCGATAAAAGAAACACTTCGGTTACGGGGCCCGGGCACCTTACCTTAAAGTCGCTGCGCATTTCGTCAGTCAGCCCGGTCATGAAGCATATTTCCGGCACCAGGCAGATGATCATCTCCTTCCGTTTGCGCGTGCCGGACTCGTTCCGCTCCTGGCGGTGTAGAAGAAGCGGCTGCCGGTGATCCTGTATCTCGATACCGTACTGCTGGCGATAGTACTCGACGTACGTCATGTCCCTGCCCTGGCACGCGAACTGTGATGAGGGACTTTCGTCGAAAAGAATCTCGTCGATGCGGTAGGTTTTGTGATTGTAGCGCGTCAGCACCACCGACCCAAGCAGGGCCTTTCGGGCATTGTCCTGAAAATTGCCCCTGTCCGCGTTGGCCAGCAGCTTCAGCTGATCGTACACGGTCGTTTGCATGAGCACACGGTGCGAAACGTCAAGGTTGAGCATCAGACCGCCCTCGACCTCGCTCACGGCTGTCACGAAACCGGGCCACACCTCGAGCCGCTGGTGCGGGATGATGCGGGACAGCGACGGATCGAAGTTCCCGCGAGCGATCGTCGTGAGCTGCAGGATGTGCATCAGGCGCTTGAACAGGTTGTTGTAGAACCATGTACTTTCGCTCAAACGCTTCTCCCCCCGAAAAGTGACCTCCAGCCGGACCTCGGTACCTTCGTGCGGATGGCGAGCCGTGTACGTTGTCACGGGAGCTTTCAGCTGTCTCGACAGCATCATCATGTTGCCGGAGTAGGTGTGCGACCCGCCAAAGTTTTTGGCGTTCTGCTCGATACAGTTGTGGCGTGCCGCCCTCGAGTCCACCATGGGCTCAAAGTCCACCGTGTACAGGAACACTCCGCAACCCTCCCTACGCTTGAGTTTCATGAAGTTGGTTGCCAGCATGACCGGGGTGCCGCTTTCTCCGGTTCGAATGACCGGTTCGGTCGGCACAGTCGCTTCCGGGGGTTGCTGGGCGGTTGCTTCTATCGATGCCGCTTTCGACGTAGATGCCGCGACTTCGGCGGACGGTTTCGGTAGCTCGCTCGGGGTCAGCGACTTTTTCATGGACATCATATGCTGGACGAAGCGCCCCCGGCTACCGATGCTTAGATTACTCATCGTATCCTCCAGCGAGCTGTCTCCAGCCGGAGGTTGAGTTGGCGATGACTTCATCAACTGTGAGATAAGTTTTGCGCGGCCACGCGCGGCCACCAGCTGGGAGGGAAACCCTTGGTTGCTAGACCCACTTTTGGACGCCGTCCCATACCCATCGTCTGAAGCGGGCGGTGGGTCGCACGACTTTTCGATTAGCGACTTGAGCTGATCTTGGCGAGAACtcatttttaataatttaacacTCTCGAACGCGTCCACTGAAGCGTTCCACTGAAAATGCGTTGTTTGCTGAGACAAACTTCGAGCTGACAGTTTGGTCATTGGGGGTTTGCCGTGGCAGCGAGGGTTTAGCACGGAAGCCTCTGTCAATCGCGTGGATGACAAACTGAATCTCGAAGAAACGAACCCCAACGTAACGCAACTGAAACTGGTGTGTTGTGGATGGTGGAAGCAtcttcaacataaaaaaaacccaaattgGGTCGACGAAACTAACATTTCATGTAattagctgttagagtatcggcaccataaacaccatgcaaaatttcagcggcctaacttgaattttcgcctttttcaaagaaaaactataaaatgtaccgaattttgtctatggtgacttccattgttaacaccctgtaactcacaaacgaatggaacaaacaataaacagtgaaagcagtttttaAGTGCAAAGTATTAGCTTTGAcacgagcctaaacttgaaactgtacgatcaaTACTTCACGAGCTATCGATTACTAAAGttatctaccgagaaaataatggatttctttttcgccaacTTAATATTTTAACGAATAAAGCAGCCCCATTGCTATACATGTGTGTTGtgaaattattattcaaaGCCAGATTTGGGGGGCCATTTATGGCGGGTTCTTTTTCGGATACAGTGGCTCGCTAGTTTTGTTATCGAGAACATGTTTAAAATTTGCTGTTTTTTAACCGTTTATTTGCTGCGACACTACTTTCGCTTCTTGTCCTTAAAATTGTTCGACGTTACGAAGCAAAAACATGTCGATCGAGTTGCTGAAGGCGAAGATAACGGCAATCGTACGCGCCAGAACCAGGACCAAACTATTGCCCCAACCGCCGTTGGCACCGCGAGGGCCTTTCTTTCCGTCAAATTCACGTACACAGACTCCCCGTACTTGTGTtacgaataaaataaatgataaaatttgtaaaacataaaaaagaaactacAACAATTGCGGTTCTGAAAAGCGGAGGGTATTAAAAACGCCCACCCcgcaacacgcacgcacgcacgcaccctaATTTCGCACGccattcaaaaattcacatTCGGCTACGGCGGGGCAAccaccacacaacacacagtcACGCCTTTGTCTCACACACTCCAGAGCACGCAAACGATCAAACGGAAGCGCGCGTTCTCGGGGGCCGGAAGCGGGATGGATCGCTGCGGAACGCGTACTCTAGAAATCATCGTCCCAGCCGGACAGATCGTCCGGCGGTGGGCCATCCGGATCGGCCGGGTAGTCGTCAAAGTTGGCCGTATCGACGACGCTCTGTACCTTCGGCAtgatcggcggcggaagtgACCGATTTCGCAGACCTTCCCAGTAGAACCCATCGAACCACCTGCGAAATGGGGagggaaaaacggaaacccaTCCCAACCCAGTGGTTAGtccggaatcgatcgatcttgGTGCCGCCTGGTGCGGTTGTGCTTACTTGTGCTTTTGAATTTCACTGATACCGCCACGCTGATAACCGAGACGTTCGGTCGGATTGTCACGGCACAGTTTCTTGATCAGCGCACTGGCGTTGCGCGTGATGTTGCGCGGGAACTCGATCGCATCGATGCCCTTCAGGATGATGTTGTACGTTCGCATTGGATCGGCTCCGGTGAACGGTGGGGTACCTGtgcaaccgaaaaccggatcATCAGTGTGGACACGCGGATTCAAGCGACTTCCGCCACCTCCTACCTGTCAGCAGCTCGAACATTAGCACCCCAAGCGACCAGTAGTCGGCACTTATGTCATGGCCTCGATTAAGAATAACTTCCGGCGCCACGTACTCCGGTGTACCACAGAACGTCCAGGTTTTGCGTCCTACGATCGACCGAGAGGGAAACCCgttagcgtgtgtgtgcgttgcttCGGCGCCCGCTTCGACTTACCGGACTGCAGCTTCTTGGCGAACCCGAAGTCAACCAGCTTGACGTAGCCGGACACGTCGAGCAGCAGGTTCTCGGGCTTCAGGTCGCGGTAGATGATGTTGCGTGAGTGCAGATAGTCGAACGCTTCGACCACGCAGGCCGTGTAGAAGCGCGTGGTACCGTCGTCAAAGTGTCCGCGGTCGCGCAGAATCGTCCACAGTTCGCCCCCGAGGCAGCTCTCCATCAGCATGTACAGGTACTTGCGATCCTTGAAGGTTTTGTACAGCTTCACGATGAAGTCACTGTTCGCCTCGCTCATGATTTCCTTCTCCGACAtgatgtgctgctgctggcgggtCTCGACGATCTGTGCCTTCTTCATTTGCTTCAGCGCAAACGATCGAGCCTTGTCCTGGGCCAGCTGCACCAGCTCCACCCGGCCGaacccaccgacaccgagcgtCGAGATGACACGCAGGTCCGAGAGCTTCACCTCTCGGAACTCCTCGTAGATCCTACGGGAGAGGAGCGGACACGCGCGTTACGATCGCAATCGTAATCTTTCCTGCGGcctgcggccaccaccacttaCTTCTTTCGCTGACTGACACTCTCGTCGTTGTAGCGGTTCCGGATCTCGTCCAGGTTCGAGATCAGCTGATTGAACGTGTCCCGATCGATCACCAGGCAGGTGACGCCTTCCGGTGAATCGCAAATGATGTTCGCCGTGCGCAGGTCATCGCTAAAACGGGCAGAGGGTCGGTGACGGGTCAGAGCACTGGGACACAGTGAGAGAGCGGACCACACTTACCCTTGCAGAGCCTTTTCGCCGAAGAAGTCGCCTTTGCCGAGCGTGCGAATGAACTTTTCCTCCTGCGTCGCGTCCTGGCGTATCGTGACGCGCACCTGGCCCTTGGAGATGATGAAGAACGTGTCCCCGCGGGCCCCCTGGCGTATGATGTAGTCACCTTTCTGGTAGTAACACTCCTCCAGCACGTCCGATATCTTGCACAGCGTGTCCTCCGGGAGATTTTTGAAGATCGGCACACTGCGGAAATGAAAGGTTGGTATTagaaaaggcaaacaaaagcCTGTGATCGGTCCGTggtaaaatcaatttcaaccCCCGACGTTACGTCAAGGCCATCCCCGGCCCAGGGTATTGTACTTTAGATAGGGTTTAACGTTCGAACCGCGATCACGCTCCACTCACGCGGGGCCTCGTAACGCTGTGACTTACTGGTGGGCCGCCGAAAATCGAATGGGGTACGTTGATGATGGAGCAAAAACCGCGAAACAACAATCGCCGGATGCGAGCCGGTTCGCGTGAGGGTCGCTGGGCGGTTcatccgcccgcccgtccgcccgccaaGGGCAATGTCCTAAACCACATGCGGCTCAGCATGCAGCAAGGTTAAGTGGCGTACGATTTTTGGCGTTTGTCTCCGTCGCGGCTGTTTGTTGAGGGACGCCCGAGCCGATCAGTATGCACCTCTCGTCTTGCTGGCCGCGAGCAGAAAGGGCCGCCAGGCAGTGGGCATGCACTTGAATTATGCCATGCACGGCCACCAGCCGTTTGTGGTAAATAATTTATAGGTCAGGGTGTCGCACACTGGCTGACGCGCTTCGTGTCTCGAGACAGGAACATACCACCGGCTTCAAAAGTACCGTATTAGGGGCATCTAGGGTAAGCCCAGTCCTTAGAATGGGCCATTAAAATGTCTCAACCATCTTTCGAGCGGCCCGCGGTGCGGTGAATCACACACTTCGGAAGCATAAAATTTATGCTTGACATGCAAAACGGCACACACCCACCGGAGTCACGTGTTCCGATTGCATTACGCAAAGTGACGCACCGCATTTACATAGCAAATTAAACCATAAACGATGATGCAACCACATACACCCCAGCACCGAAAGGCACGAAAATTATGTGAACGCGTGAACCGTTCATCACACGAAACGGTTGCGGGTTGCATCAAACGGaaccctccccccggggccgtTTTGATGTAGAGCCGGTGCACCACCGATCATCGGTGCATCATCCGTGGCGCATTCGTTGCATCACGCAGCTCTGCAGTGCTCGGGAGATGCATtcgcaaacaaaaccaacctCGGATCATAAACCATGTTGAGTGATGCGCCCTCTCGCCCTCGGTATCGGGGAACTGTGGTCTGCAGCAGTTCCGTCAGAAAGCGCCTACCTTAAGACAGTTCTCCAAGACACGAACCCAACGAAAGGGACCCGCTAGCTACCGTGACCCGGGTGGCGACAAAaaagattaaataaaatcgTGCGTTAATTGGAAAAgatcagcggcggcggcggcgtcggtgccACTGAATGGAGCTGAGAGTTTTCCCACCCTGCAAACTGGCCCCGCGGTCTTGTGTAAATAGATTTTTCTTCTTACGCCCGACCGCGCGAGACTTCCGTTGCAAAACCGGGCgccggcaaaaaaacaaagaacgaacgaattaAACGCGAGAATTAGCGAACTCGCGGAGCCGTGGGGGAGCGGTCtggaagatgatgatgattcgcATCTTCGCGGACGCGAATGGGAGCGTAACAGACCGGGGCAGGAGCCCTAAGGAAATGTAGCAAAGCAGTAATaaaattgaagcaaaattaaCGCAGCACATAATGGAGCCATCATGACGTGCTGatgtccgccgccgcccgggaaCACATTTTCCGGGGGTTCAAAGCGCAACGAATGGCCGCGGTGCCGGGCGGGGTCTAGCGTTCTCGTTCCCTCGGGACGGACTCCGTGGGAAACCCGTGGGTCTAACGGACACGGAACGGAGTGGTCAGTTCGCCACGGTAGCCCCGACCGGTGCCGATAGCCAATTCCATCTCATGGCGGACAAACTCAACTATGCCGCTGATGACTTCGCTGATGGCGGCGaatgaaaaagggaaaacggtCAACCGATCAACCGCCGCCAGGCTCGCGCGGGTCCTGGCCGATGGCGTAATAGGTGCGAGCTGCGCATACAAAAccgcaaaaacaaatcgagtgaaactggccgccgccgggccagcAGCCGGGCTGtcgaaaaaatgtaaatccATCATCGAAATGGGGCCTTGCTGTCGCGTGTCGACCGGGCCCACGTGAAAACAACTTTCTCCCAAACACGAAAATGGAGCAAATCGCGGGCGTCCCTCGGGGTGTCCCCACCGCTGTGGCCGTTGCCACATTATGTCAGGGACTGGTTttgcgttccgttttcggcAGGGACTTTGATGGGGTGTCCTGTTGCGCCTACTCTCACGGTCGCGCATGCGTAATAAAGCTGGTCTCGAAATGGTCGATACCACAATTAACCCTGCATAATGGGTGCACTTTGTCGTTTCCCAACGCGGCTCCGTAAATTCGGCTCCGGAACGGCCTTTGTGCCGTGCTGAAGGGGATACGGGATTGTCGAGgtgaacaacaacacaacactaATTGCCCACTTCTGGTGCCGAAAAGAAAGGGCAAGAAAATGAACTAATTCGCTGCATCCTTTCACCGAtcgatcatgatgatgatgatcacaCGCTGGAGCTGTCGATTACTACGTTTACGCAATGCAGCCCACAGGCGCCACATTGAGGAAGGTCCACGGCGTGAAAGAATGGACCTTTTTGGACACACCACAACACAGCTGGGCATGGCTTCACGCTTTAGGTATTTCCATCATCAATGCGATGCTTTGATAGTGTTccaaggaaaacaaatattgaaagtgtCTTTTCGTAGGTAGAGTGGCCTAGAATCTATAAACGAGGGCAATCTGCGAAGAACATCCACAACTAACCGGCAGGAAAAGGGGATCCCTGATGGGGTCCAAGATATACGAGgggcgttcaaaaagtaatgataattttgcatttactcgggctacataagtccgattttcgatttttttgtggcgataagttactacacatatcagtgatttatggtgaacatttcggccattttgagtaatcggtcaatttttgacagctgtttagcttggacaagatttgactcatcttcgatgccgtctttatcgcctaaatcgtatcgtggcctcgtcctttcatgcctccttttggtttccggaacatgaaaaatcACCAGAGgccaatcgaaatcgaaaatcggacttatgtagcccgagtaaatgcaaaattatcattactttttgaacgcccCTCGTAGATTGTGGTCCAcctagtgtttggattccgaagatttcccatcgacggttacggcgcctccttcttcattttcgaagaaaaatgggccaatgATGATTCCGGCAGACTAAACAGTTACTCGCTgggagtgcattggcttctcttgcacgactcTAAATGTCAAAGAATTTCCCAAATATTTACAAttttcagaatgaagtttgacgttttaaaagtcaagtaatcgatAGTTTAAAACgcttgatggatcaccctctATTACCCTCATGCACGGAGATTATTTAATCGGCAGCCAAACCGCCAGACCCAAACCAGTTGACCGCTGGAGCCTGCACAATCGCTGGAGTCGATCGTGTTGATTAGCTGCCGATTACTAGTTGACACCTCCTCGCCCGTATCGAAACTAGTTCCATCCCACCGAAAATACGGCGGGCGTTTTGCAGGTTAGATCACGAACGTGTTTCGAACAGGAGGTTGTCCCCACGACACCCCACCCCGTTCTGCTCTGCGGGCACTAGAGCGGGTGTCAGCGGGCTTCGAGCCAGCAACAGGAACGGGTATCGCGAAACTGCTACCAGCAAAATCAGCGCCATTTGGGGAGGGAAGGTCCACAAAGTACGCGCGGTTGACTTGCTCATACGAGCAAATACGATGTAGGAAACACAAAAGACCCCACAGCAAAAGCGCGACCCTCTGGTCTGATTATGACCGCGTCTTGGGCCGGTGTGTGTATTTGAAAGAGTGAATGAATTGAACACGGGCCACCAAAGTGAACGTAGATCGGGTTGGTTCGCGCTTGAGCCGCCCAGGTCTAACCGGGTGGTCCCCTCCCCATCGGCTGAGAGAGGTTTCTTATGGCTACCGGTTTGATTGCTCCATTCCGGTGGTGCCTACACACgctcccgaacccgaacgtaACCTTCAAACTGGCGCCCATTTTTAGCATTCGCTTGGCAGAGTTTCTTCGTACTACATTCtaaattggaaaagttggaAGGCACTGGCGCTAAACTCTATTAAAAGGTCAGAAGCAAGGCCCCGTTCAAATAAGCCATTACGATCAACGGGTCATAATGTTTTCCGAGTGTTTCCAAAGTTTCATGTAAGTATCCTTTTTAGAACACTCACAAACCGCCGATCGCTTGTAGTGTAACGAAAGTGTCGAAAGAGTACTTCGTACGCGAACCTATTTTCCCAAGCCAACCTGGGCCAGTCTCGGCCTCCAGTAGGGGCCTACGCGCCAAGTGTGACACAACCCGCAGCAAGATCTATGTTTCGTGGAAATGTATGTAATTTTCTCGCCCAAAATTACCGGGTCTAGTACCCCCGTGGTCTGTGGTAGGGCCGCACTTGGGGGGCACCGTTTAAACGAAACGATCGTCGTTAGTTGGGCCGGTCAAACGGCGTTCCCACGTCATAAAATCTTGAGCGGCACCCTAGACGCCGCCATCGAATGAACGGGATCCGCGAGCCCCGAGAGCGTGACAAATTGATCACTAACTTCCGCAGCACTCGAGGAGAACCTGTGGCCTGTGAAACATCATACACCCAGGCCTCCAACGCCAACCGTCAATTTGTCTCCTAAACGGAGGACCATAATCCGAGTGGCCGCGCGGTAGCTGAAACTGAAACCCGCCACTCAACTGCCGCCCGGGCACGTACCTTTTGAGGAAATCGGAGTACTCGGCCTGACGGATCAGCCCGGTGCGCATCATGATCGTCTGGAAACATTGCCGCTCGATGGCCCACAGCTTGCAGTCGGTCGCGGCCGTGATGGTGGCGGTCCGCTGGCAGTGGTAGAGGATGGCCAGCTCGCCCAGGACCTTGGCACCGGACAGGGTCGAGAGGTATTTGCCTTCGCGCGATACCTCCACGCGGCCCTCTGtgaaggaaagagagaaaaaaatttATTAGAGACGTCAGATAAAGGGGATTTGTTGCTGAAAAATTCTTAAACACTtccaattaattaaattcttttcACAAATGTTTAATATGTTTAAACACCGCAACCCATTTTGGATGCCTTTTACTGAATTTTCTTGGTCCGTAAATCCCAGCATAAAATCTCTTAACCGATTGCCGGACACTTTAATGACAAGATAAGTCTAACGGCTCGATAAAACACCCGGAAGGATGTTTCTCGCGCCAGAAGGAAACTCGTTGGCAGCGACAATACCTAAAACCCGTTCCccaaccgggcgggcgggacaTAAAAAGGAGGTTTCCGGGACAagagccaccaccgccaacggaCGGAACGACGGCACGACGAGACAAACgagttttcctttcgattttccttccCATTGCGGTGAGGCACCACGCGGGAGGTTTTGAGGCCACTTTTCCACCGTCCACGGCATATTCACTATGCATCGGGGCGCGTGTggagacgacggcgacgacaggCCAGGAAATGAGTCCGCGACGCGTCAGTCCGGAATCCGGATGATcggaccggccgaccggaaggAATGTGATCTGACATCGGGTCGCCTTACCTTCTGAGAGGTGGCCAGTTTCCCGACGATTCAAATTGGCTTGACTGACAATTTTACACACTGCTCGGGGCCCCTTTTTGCGATGGCAGCCGGAAGAGCggcaataaaataatgataataacTATTACGTAGATGGCCTGACATCGCttcactgtttttttacgatttaaACCCGTTTGAACACGAAATTCATcacaaaatcataaattatgttttcaccAAACACCGCTCGGCACCGAGTGATGCAACGG
It includes:
- the LOC128270919 gene encoding protein argonaute-3; protein product: MSNLSIGSRGRFVQHMMSMKKSLTPSELPKPSAEVAASTSKAASIEATAQQPPEATVPTEPVIRTGESGTPVMLATNFMKLKRREGCGVFLYTVDFEPMVDSRAARHNCIEQNAKNFGGSHTYSGNMMMLSRQLKAPVTTYTARHPHEGTEVRLEVTFRGEKRLSESTWFYNNLFKRLMHILQLTTIARGNFDPSLSRIIPHQRLEVWPGFVTAVSEVEGGLMLNLDVSHRVLMQTTVYDQLKLLANADRGNFQDNARKALLGSVVLTRYNHKTYRIDEILFDESPSSQFACQGRDMTYVEYYRQQYGIEIQDHRQPLLLHRQERNESGTRKRKEMIICLVPEICFMTGLTDEMRSDFKVMREIATYTRVQPHQRLDAMRRFCANINANEDARKLLSNWGLELVDESTKLVGRTLDHEQIRFADGTVSAGPQADFNRSAMERRMLDTVDIVHWVLVYTQRDTRYGKMFLDNVQRFCRPTGIAISMPQIVVLPEDRAAAYAHVLRTQITSQTQIVVFIVPSVREDRYSAIKRVACSEIPVPTQVVVTRTLSNEARNRAIIHKIILQMNCKIGGSLWGVKIPLQGTMVCGIDTYHETKKGNDSVAALVASLDSTFTRWYSRATKQRTKEEMSNGLCASLFMALRAYEARNAELPGRIIIFRDGVSDNFMTVCEQYEIMQMQGAFAMVNPDYRPKLTYIIMQKRILTRFFALNQADNTVSNPPPGTVLDHTVTRRYLYDYFLVSQTVRQGTVTPTHFVVVRDECDFRPDILQRLSYKLCFLYYNWPGSVRVPACCQYAHKLAYLVGQSVKRTVDESLCDKLFYL
- the LOC128272980 gene encoding cGMP-dependent protein kinase, isozyme 2 forms cD4/T1/T3A/T3B isoform X3 translates to MQGDLIKIPKSSLSREIIKSAILDNDFMKNLEMTQIREIVDCMYPVQYAAGSLIIKEGDVGSIVYVMEEGRVEVSREGKYLSTLSGAKVLGELAILYHCQRTATITAATDCKLWAIERQCFQTIMMRTGLIRQAEYSDFLKSVPIFKNLPEDTLCKISDVLEECYYQKGDYIIRQGARGDTFFIISKGQVRVTIRQDATQEEKFIRTLGKGDFFGEKALQGDDLRTANIICDSPEGVTCLVIDRDTFNQLISNLDEIRNRYNDESVSQRKKIYEEFREVKLSDLRVISTLGVGGFGRVELVQLAQDKARSFALKQMKKAQIVETRQQQHIMSEKEIMSEANSDFIVKLYKTFKDRKYLYMLMESCLGGELWTILRDRGHFDDGTTRFYTACVVEAFDYLHSRNIIYRDLKPENLLLDVSGYVKLVDFGFAKKLQSGRKTWTFCGTPEYVAPEVILNRGHDISADYWSLGVLMFELLTGTPPFTGADPMRTYNIILKGIDAIEFPRNITRNASALIKKLCRDNPTERLGYQRGGISEIQKHKWFDGFYWEGLRNRSLPPPIMPKVQSVVDTANFDDYPADPDGPPPDDLSGWDDDF
- the LOC128272980 gene encoding cGMP-dependent protein kinase, isozyme 2 forms cD4/T1/T3A/T3B isoform X2 — its product is MRVCFDGLCFASRRPAVEQETQTVLCGATALDAQQLGRLLKYANFASPATTLGAGGCGGGGGGGSGSTGIGIGGSAVLTSAPVVAKKNATPPSTASAASVSAHCPASADRPPRSNKKHFAPATPSGHREMSDGSSAATVEAAAATAPSDNDSAGTTSDTVNNNVDRSLHLDLVAASYKQLAALQSDQQVQSTLQNLFIGDIGQGGGVGEVGLSPQVQELLKIVQVKDIRIRELEDVLRQKNDEVAELRSHLDKFQSVFRTGGGATAVSPAGRKLGTTAGGGVQRQRAQGISAEPQSESSVLELMHVTFPKYDKEERSREIIKSAILDNDFMKNLEMTQIREIVDCMYPVQYAAGSLIIKEGDVGSIVYVMEEGRVEVSREGKYLSTLSGAKVLGELAILYHCQRTATITAATDCKLWAIERQCFQTIMMRTGLIRQAEYSDFLKSVPIFKNLPEDTLCKISDVLEECYYQKGDYIIRQGARGDTFFIISKGQVRVTIRQDATQEEKFIRTLGKGDFFGEKALQGDDLRTANIICDSPEGVTCLVIDRDTFNQLISNLDEIRNRYNDESVSQRKKIYEEFREVKLSDLRVISTLGVGGFGRVELVQLAQDKARSFALKQMKKAQIVETRQQQHIMSEKEIMSEANSDFIVKLYKTFKDRKYLYMLMESCLGGELWTILRDRGHFDDGTTRFYTACVVEAFDYLHSRNIIYRDLKPENLLLDVSGYVKLVDFGFAKKLQSGRKTWTFCGTPEYVAPEVILNRGHDISADYWSLGVLMFELLTGTPPFTGADPMRTYNIILKGIDAIEFPRNITRNASALIKKLCRDNPTERLGYQRGGISEIQKHKWFDGFYWEGLRNRSLPPPIMPKVQSVVDTANFDDYPADPDGPPPDDLSGWDDDF
- the LOC128272980 gene encoding cGMP-dependent protein kinase, isozyme 2 forms cD4/T1/T3A/T3B isoform X4, yielding MKNLEMTQIREIVDCMYPVQYAAGSLIIKEGDVGSIVYVMEEGRVEVSREGKYLSTLSGAKVLGELAILYHCQRTATITAATDCKLWAIERQCFQTIMMRTGLIRQAEYSDFLKSVPIFKNLPEDTLCKISDVLEECYYQKGDYIIRQGARGDTFFIISKGQVRVTIRQDATQEEKFIRTLGKGDFFGEKALQGDDLRTANIICDSPEGVTCLVIDRDTFNQLISNLDEIRNRYNDESVSQRKKIYEEFREVKLSDLRVISTLGVGGFGRVELVQLAQDKARSFALKQMKKAQIVETRQQQHIMSEKEIMSEANSDFIVKLYKTFKDRKYLYMLMESCLGGELWTILRDRGHFDDGTTRFYTACVVEAFDYLHSRNIIYRDLKPENLLLDVSGYVKLVDFGFAKKLQSGRKTWTFCGTPEYVAPEVILNRGHDISADYWSLGVLMFELLTGTPPFTGADPMRTYNIILKGIDAIEFPRNITRNASALIKKLCRDNPTERLGYQRGGISEIQKHKWFDGFYWEGLRNRSLPPPIMPKVQSVVDTANFDDYPADPDGPPPDDLSGWDDDF